From the Budorcas taxicolor isolate Tak-1 chromosome 6, Takin1.1, whole genome shotgun sequence genome, the window AGttctttgactttgtttaatggctaagttattattattttttcatacttgaatgttttcctttgtttctgcattttctcacctcTTTGATTAAATATATTCTTCGGAATTTGGGAAGCAGGAGAGGACATGGAAGTGTgggagtggtggggagggggagcgTGGTCTGTCCTGAGAAGGCCCCATAGGATCCTTGTTGTTATttttgagtcactaagtcgtgtctgacagcatatcagggccttttccagcaAATGgcctcttcacattaggtggccaaagtattggagcttcagcttcagcaccaatctTTCCagtgatattcagggttgatttcctttaggattgactggtctgatctctttgctgtccaaggcaatctcaagagtcttctccagcaccacagttggaaagcatcaattctctggcgctcagccttcttgatgatccagctctcacattcatacatgactacgagaaaaaccatagctttgactatatggacctttgttggaaaagtgatgtctctgctttctaatacactgtctgggtttgtcatagctttcctttcaaggagcaagcatgttttaattttatggctgcagtcactgaccagagtgattttggagcccaagaaaataaagtctgtaactgtttccattgcttccccatctattaaccatgaagtgatgggaccagatgccatgatcttagattacTGAATGTTGTGTATTAAGCCAGcttatttgctttcttctttcaccctcatcaaaaggttctCAGtgcctctttgccttctgccattagaatggtattatTTGTatatgagattgttgatatttctctctgcagtcttgattccagcttgtaattcatccagcccggcattttgcatgacgcACTCTGCACATacgttacataagcagggtgacaagccTTGtcatactactttcccaattttgaaccagtccattgttctatgtccgtgtctaattgttgcttcttgatctgcacacaggtttcttaagagacaGGTAAGagggtctggtattctcatctcttttaagaattttctacagtttgttctgatgcacacaatcaaaggctttagtgtagtcaaagaagcagtttttttctgaaattttcttgctttttctatgatccaaaagatgttggcagtttaatctctggtttctctgccttttctaaatccaccttgtacatctagaagttctccattcatgtactgctgaagcctagtttgaaaaattttgagcattgccttactagcatgtgaaatgagcacaactgtatggtagGATCCACAGAATCCTGCTTggttacaaacactgaaatttatACTCTTTCCTTGATCATGTTAGTTTGGTGCATCATATAATTAATTGAATGATTAAAGTTTATTCAAATTACTTCTGttataagaactttaaaaagactTTGAAATAAGCAATGGAATCTTAGTTTCAAAAGTACTGATTTGAAGTGAAAATGCATTTCAGATGTTAAATGTGTAGCTAATTATGGCAGGACTTTTGGGTCAACAGGAGAAATACTGAATTGATCATATTTTATTTGGGGTAGCATTTATCTTCATAGAAACATTATTTAATAGAAGAATCATTGTTTTCTGTGGAATCTCTCTTTTATCCTGCACTGACACATTTTTTACTCTTTTGTTAGGTATCAGATACACACCGGACTTCAACATTCTATCATAAGACCTACCCAGCCCAACTGCTTACCTCTGGACAATGCAACCCTACCTCAGAAGCTGAAGGAGGTTGGGTATTCAACACATATGGTTGGAAAATGGCACTTGGGTTTTTATAGAAAAGAATGTATGCCCACCAAGAGAGGATTTGATACCTTTTTTGGCTCCCTCTTGGGAAGTGGCGATTACTATACACACTACAAATGTGACAGTCCTGGGATGTGCGGCTATGACTTGTACGAAAATGACAATGCTGCCTGGGACTACGACAACGGCATATACTCCACACAGATGTACACTCAGAGAGTGCAGCAAATCTTAGCTTCCCATGACCCCAGAAAGcctatatttttatacattgccTACCAAGCTGTGCACTCCCCACTGCAAGCCCCTGGCAGGTATTTTGAACACTACAGATCCATTGTCAACATAAACAGACGCAGGTatgctgccatgctctcctgctTAGACGAAGCAATTAATAATGTGACCCTGGCTCTAAAGATGTACGGTTTCTACAACAACAGCATTATCATATACTCTTCAGATAACGGGGGTCAGCCCACAGCAGGAGGAAGCAACTGGCCCCTGAGAGGTAGCAAAGGAACTTACTGGGAAGGGGGGATCCGGGCTGTTGGCTTCGTGCACAGCCCACTCCTGAAAAACAAGGGCACCGTGTGTAAGGAGCTCGTGCACATCACTGACTGGTACCCCACTCTGATTTCACTGGCTGAAGGGCAGATTGATGAGAACATTCAATTGGATGGCTATGATGTCTGGGAGACCATAAGCGAAGGTCTTCGTTCTCCCCGTGTGGACATTTTGCACAACATTGACCCCATTTATACCAAGGCGAAAAACGGCTCTTGGGCTGCAGGCTATGGGATCTGGAACACTGCCATTCAGTCTGCTATCAGGGTGCAACACTGGAAACTGCTCACAGGGAACCCGGGATACAGCGACTGGGTGCCCCCTCAGTCTTTCAGCAACCTGGGGCCAAACCGGTGGCACAATGAGCGGATTACCTTGTCAACGGGCAAAAGCGTGTGGCTGTTCAACATTACAGCCGACCCCTATGAGAGAGTGGACCTTTCCAACAGGTATCCCGGGATTGTAAAGCAGCTCCTCCGGAGGCTCTCCCAGTTCAACAAAACCGCAGTGCCTGTCAGGTACCCCCCCAAAGACCCCAGAAGTAACCCTCGGCTCAATGGAGGAGTCTGGGGGCCATGGTATAAAGAGGAAAGCAAGAAACAGAAGCCAagcaaaaagaaggctgagaaaaagcagaagaaaggtaAGACGAAGAAGAAACAGCAGAAAGAGCGCTCGTTTCCAAACTGCCATTCAGGGATTTCTCGTGGATAAGtacacatttttttcctgtcttcagttcagttcagttcaatcgcttagttgtgtttgactctttgtgatcccatggactgcagcacaccaggcttccttgtccatcaccaactcctggtgcctactcaaactcatgtccattgagtcggtgatgccatccagccatctcatcctctgtcgtccccttctcctcctgccttcaattttgcccagcatcagggtcttttcaaatgagtcagttctttgcatcaggtggccaaagtattggagtttcagcttcagcatcaggccttccagtgaatattcaggactgatttcctttaggatggactggttggatctctttgctgtccaagggactctcaagagttttatccaacaccacagctgaaaagcatccattcttcagcactcagctttctttatagtcccaactcacattcatccatacgtgactactggaaaaaccatagctttgactagacagatctttctTGGACCCATTGGACTTTTGTTGGATCTTtgtcatatttttcctttctggttaAATTTAAATCAGTTCCAAGTTTTTCACCAGTTTCTAGGTGAACCAGCAAATTTGGCTCAATAGGATCCCTGCCATCAGCATTAGACAGTTTTCATATTGTGCCACTCCAGAGACTTCTGCCGGCTGGAAAACTTGTGCTCAGTGATAAAGGTGCTACTCTTGGGATCCATGCTTAAAGCAGAATGGAGATGTTTGTTTCTGTTGCTCCTTAATGAAAGGTGGTCAGTGATGAGTTCAACTGCCGTGCTTCCGTCAGTTGACCAAacaatatgttttaaattataacaTTGAACTTTAACCAGCAACTGATGGACATGCTAATTTAATGGAAGTTACAGGGTAGCATGATTAAAAACCACCTTTGATAAGTCTAGTCAAAAGTTGCATCACCTCAAAGGCCTTGAAAAATGCTTTTTTCTTAGtgaatttttgtatttctatcaCAGGACACTTGGGTTTTTTATGAATTCTATTTCATACATAATTTCCTTTCCTGTGAAAACAAGCTGTTTTTCTCACATGTGAACAGCTTGCACCTGACTTTATCATGCATGAGGGGATGGCAAACAAGAATGTTTCAGCACACTGCCAAAACGTGAATGTAACTATTTTCTAAACACTTTAATAGAATGATGTTTCAACACAAagtacataatttatttttacagaaaaaattattttgttttaataaaaagtatacaaatgaattttaattattttattttattttctatataccattaggagaattttatttcatattgtcaAGATTATCAAGCACTGTAATACTATAAATTAATAGTGTGTGAATTTgtagaatataaaaatttaaaagtgataAACATCATTGTTCAATCATTATTGTGAATGTAAGAAGATGAATATATTCCTTACAAATTGCTTGGAAATTCAGTGTTTGTACAGAATTGAGAGACAACTTTATTGTTTCTATCATAAACACTTTATTTATGTATCTTAATTATTAAAATGACATGTTTTTTAGCACCAGAAAATTGTGTGGCTTTTCTGATTTAATGTCTCTATAGAAttacattggggcttccctggtggctcagaggttaaagcgtctgcctctaatacaggagacctgggttcgatccctgggtcgggaagagaaCAAACAAAAGTCTTTACAAATAGGCAGACGAAAGTGTGATTTGCTAACAAACATAGTAACATAAAATGGATTTTGCAAATAGGCGGTGTTTATACCTGGCTACTGCATGGAGAAGAGTATTCTCTTGTTAATAAATACGATTTATAATGACCTTACTCTCACACCAGGTGAACATGGTGGGAAGATACAAAGAAGTGAAAATATGGATCCCACCTAGAGGAGTTAAACATCTGGTTTGAAACTCACACATGCAGGCATCATGAGGCGGGTTAAAGGAGCCCGATCTGTAATGAAGTGTATCATGAGTGATCAGTGAGGACAAGTTGATGTGGTCCCTGTCAGCCCTGGCGTTGTCTTTAAGGTGCTTTCTCCTAATACTGCCTGTAAGTCTCAAAGTGTTTACACTCGAAAAATCTAGAGTTAGAACCATGATGTGTGATATTACAACTGTGATTAAAGAAATGTAAGcaagttttttgtttcttgaggtaacagtggaattttactcagccatacaaaaatgaaataatgccatttgcaataacatggacaAACCTAGAGATTGGCATGCTGAGTGAAGTGtattagacagagaaagacaaatatcatatattgctTACAAATGGAATCTCAAAGcgtggtacagatgaacttactacaaaacagaaataagagtcacagatg encodes:
- the ARSJ gene encoding arylsulfatase J → MAPRGCAGPLPPPPSPQTWVWPRKMLAMGALAGFWVLSLLTYGYLSWGQGLEEEEEGALRAQTGERLEPSVTAVSQPHLIFILADDQGFRDVGYHGSEIKTPTLDKLAAEGVKLENYYVQPICTPSRSQFITGKYQIHTGLQHSIIRPTQPNCLPLDNATLPQKLKEVGYSTHMVGKWHLGFYRKECMPTKRGFDTFFGSLLGSGDYYTHYKCDSPGMCGYDLYENDNAAWDYDNGIYSTQMYTQRVQQILASHDPRKPIFLYIAYQAVHSPLQAPGRYFEHYRSIVNINRRRYAAMLSCLDEAINNVTLALKMYGFYNNSIIIYSSDNGGQPTAGGSNWPLRGSKGTYWEGGIRAVGFVHSPLLKNKGTVCKELVHITDWYPTLISLAEGQIDENIQLDGYDVWETISEGLRSPRVDILHNIDPIYTKAKNGSWAAGYGIWNTAIQSAIRVQHWKLLTGNPGYSDWVPPQSFSNLGPNRWHNERITLSTGKSVWLFNITADPYERVDLSNRYPGIVKQLLRRLSQFNKTAVPVRYPPKDPRSNPRLNGGVWGPWYKEESKKQKPSKKKAEKKQKKGKTKKKQQKERSFPNCHSGISRG